In one Thermoleophilia bacterium genomic region, the following are encoded:
- the ygiD gene encoding 4,5-DOPA dioxygenase extradiol: MPATRSTPRLPVLFLAHGNPMNALADNSFTRALRKLAAALPRPDAVLVISAHWLTRGSTHVLTAAMPRTIHDFGGFPRELYDIQYPAPGAPGSAALVREMVPEIEADDEWGLDHAAWAILRHLWSAADVPVFELSLDMVASPAAHWDIGRRLAPLRDRGVLVVGSGNIVHSFAGVSWAPNAVPEPWAEEFDAWVAEAVERRDRERLVDYMAAGRAARLSVPTTDHYLPLLYAAAMSTRDDAVSFPYAAIEMAAMSMRCVRFG; the protein is encoded by the coding sequence ATGCCTGCGACGAGGTCCACGCCACGTTTGCCGGTGCTCTTCTTGGCTCACGGCAATCCCATGAACGCTCTGGCCGACAACAGCTTCACGCGCGCTCTGCGCAAGTTGGCGGCGGCGCTGCCACGCCCCGACGCGGTGCTCGTGATCTCGGCGCACTGGCTCACGCGCGGGAGTACTCATGTTCTGACGGCGGCAATGCCGCGCACGATCCACGACTTCGGCGGGTTCCCCCGGGAGCTCTACGACATTCAGTACCCGGCACCGGGAGCGCCGGGCAGCGCGGCTCTCGTACGCGAGATGGTGCCGGAGATCGAGGCCGACGACGAGTGGGGTCTCGATCACGCCGCATGGGCGATTCTGCGTCATCTGTGGTCGGCGGCCGACGTGCCCGTCTTCGAGCTGTCGCTCGACATGGTCGCCTCGCCCGCTGCGCATTGGGACATCGGGCGCCGTCTCGCGCCGTTGCGCGATCGGGGCGTGCTGGTCGTCGGCAGCGGCAACATTGTGCACAGCTTCGCCGGTGTGAGTTGGGCGCCGAACGCCGTCCCCGAGCCATGGGCGGAGGAGTTCGACGCTTGGGTCGCCGAAGCCGTGGAGAGGAGAGATCGTGAGCGGCTCGTGGACTACATGGCCGCGGGCCGCGCCGCGCGACTCTCGGTGCCTACCACCGACCACTATCTGCCGCTTCTCTACGCGGCGGCCATGAGTACGCGGGACGACGCCGTCTCGTTTCCCTACGCGGCAATCGAGATGGCGGCGATGTCGATGCGCTGCGTGCGCTTCGGCTGA